GTTCGGCTATGGCGTTCCGCTTCCCGATGGTGTGACCCAGGCGGAGGCGCTGAAGCTCGGCCGGCAGAACACCGACCGAACCAGGGCTCTCCCCCAGAAGACACGTGATGTATATACGGGGGAGCGCGTGCGGAACTACGCCGGAAAAACCGTCCCCAAGGGCGGGTGCCGCGGGGAGGCGTACGGGAAACTGGGTCTGCCGCCGCAAGGAATGACGTCCACGACCCTCGACGCCCTGCGCTACGAATCCTGGGACAGCGCGCGCAACCACAGGATCGTGCTCGACGCCGTCGTGCAGTGGAGCGCCTGTATGAGCAAGGCGGGCTATACGTACAAGACGCCTGAGGACGCGGTGGCCGACTCGGCCTGGCAGCGCCAGGGTGAACCTTCACGCGCGGAGATCGCCACCTCGACCGCTGATGTGCGGTGCAAGCGCGACGCGATGCTCGTCGAGAAGTGGCACGCGATAGAGGTGAAGAACCAAGAGCGCCTGACCCAAGAGAAGGCGGACGTGCTCAAGGGCCTGGGGGACCAGGTGAACGCCCTCGCGGAGCGGATCGCGCAGGTACGCACCGAGGGGTGACCGGTCACATGTCACAGCAACCGGTCACATGTCACAGTGAAAGCTCATAGGTCACCGTAAGCCGTCACCGGTCACCGGTCGCGGTGCACGGTCACGGATCACCGCTCGCCATTTGCTGCTCGCCGTGTCCGAGTGTACGACCGTACGCTTTGGAGTGTACGGTCGTACGCATGACGACGGACTACTTCGCTGACGACCCGCGCACCAACCTGGAGCGGATGCTCGCGGGTGATCACTACATTGCCGACGACCCGGAGATCGCCCGCCGTCAGCGGCGCGCCATGCAGCTCGCGGCGCGCTACCAGGTCGCGTACGTCGAGGGTGCCGAAGGGGCCGGCGAGCTCCTGGCGGAGCTGCTCGGTGCCGTGGGTGAGGGTGTCGACGTACGTCCGCCGTTGAACGTCGACTACGGCAGCAACATCGCCATCGGGGCCCGTACGTTCGTCAACTACAACCTGACCGCTCTGGACGTCGCGCAGATCACCATCGGTGAGGACTGCCAGATCGGCCCGAACGTCCAACTCCTCACGCCCACCCACCCCGTGGAGCCCGAGCCCCGGCGCGACAAACTCGAAGCCGCGCTCCCCATCACCATCGGAGACAACGTCTGGCTCGGCGGCGGAGTGATCGTGTGCCCCGGTGTGACGATCGGCGACAACTCCGTCATCGGGGCCGGTGCGGTGGTCACCAAGGATGTGCCCGCCAACGTCGTCGCGGTCGGCAATCCCGCGCGGCCCGTCCGCAGCATCTGAGACGGCACACCCCCCATGGCCACCGGACAGACCGACCCGCAGCGTCGCGAGAGGATTCTCGCCGCCGCACTCGACCTCATCGCCGACGACGGTGTCGCCGGCGTCTCCCACCGGAAGATCGCCACCCGGGCCGAAGTGCCGCTCGGGTCGATGACGTACCACTTCTCCGGCATCGACGAACTGCTGCGTGAAGCGTTCACCGGATTCGCGCGTCATATCGAGGACGTCTTCGCGCTGCACCTGAGTCGCGCCGACACCGTCGAACAGGCCCGTGAAGCGGTCACCGACCTCATCCACACACTCTCCGAAGGCCCCCGCCGCGATCTCGTCCTCGCGCAGGAGCTCTACACCCTCGCCGCCCGGCACCCGGAATACCGGGAGTTGACCCAGGAGTGGATGCGGCGCAGCCGTCATCTGCTGGAGCAGCACTTCGACCCGGACACCGCCCGCCAGGTGGACGCGCTGATCGAGGGTATGACTCTGCACAGGGCTCTGGACGGCGCACCCCATGACCGCGAGCTGACGCGCCTGGCCGTGGCCCGCCTTACCGCCGCCGCCTAGGCGCGGCGTACACAAGCAGCCCGTGGGGCGCGGACCTGACACCGCGTCCCACGGGCGTTCGACCGGACGAAGAGCCTTGGTGGCGGGATCCTTGGTCGCGGACTTCCCGTTGCGTCGAGCGCTACGGAAAGTCCGCAATCGCGGGGTGGGTCAGTAGCGGTCGTGCGAGGCGTTCTCGTTCTTGAGCGTGGACACCAGGTTGTCCGAGGGCCAGTAGTCCCCACAGGTCGGGAGGAATGCCTGACTCGGTCCGCTGTAACCGGAGTAGAAGTACACGCGATACGTGGCCGAGCATTCGCCGTTCGACGCCGAGGCCGCGTTGTTCTTGACCGCCTGGCCGTCCCCTTCGTTCGACAGGACACACGTAGCGGCGGTTCCGGAGACCTGGCCGGGCCTGAACACGTACCGGACCAGCGCCACCCCGTTGGGGGAGTACCCGAAGTAGTCGGGAATGTCCTTGTTCGAAACGAAGCAGGGGCTGGCCGAGTACCAGGTCTGCTCGCCCCGGCTGTTGAAGTGGATGGCGAAGCAGTAACTGTTCCCCGACGAGCTGCACGTGTCCGACTCGTAAGAGGTGGCAGCCGATGCGGGAGTCGCCGAGAGCGCCAGGGCGCTCATGGCGAAGAAGGCGGCGATTCCCGCGATGCGCTTTCTGATGTTCATTAGTTGACCGCCGCTTCGTACGCCTGGCGAACCTTTGCCGTGTTCTTGTCCTTGACGCTCTTCTCCTTGGCGAGCTTGGCCGCGTTGCCCTTGATCGCCTTTTCCTGACCCGCTGACTCCTGTGCGTTCCAGACTCCGATGAGCCCGGACTCACCCTTGCAGGAGACGTCGGCGACGGCCTGGGCGATCTCCTCGCTGCCGACGGTGGGCGCCGACGGCGACAGGCCGAGCTTGCCGAGGTCTTCGAGCGGGTGGCTCCGCTCGTACCCCTTCTGCTTCATGCAGGAAACCCACTGCGCGACGGCTTTGACGACCTCGGGGTTCTTGCGGGACTCCTCGAAGACCGTGATCCCGACCTGCTCGGCTTCCGGAGTCCGGGGCATGGGGTACATGCGCGTGGTCTCACCGCGGCAGCCGCCCTCGGGGACCGCCTTGCCTTCGTAGGTGCCGTCCTCGACTTCGGCGCCCGCCCCAGTGAAGACAGCGGACTCGGTGCCGGCGGCCGGCTCCCAGTACGAGGTTTCCGGGACGCCGGTCGGGAGGTGGTAACCGAACTTCTTCGCCAGGTCGAGATCCGAAATGCCGTAGCGGCGGCCCAGGGCGGAGTCCGCCTGGGCGATCGTGGACTGCTCGGAAATCTGCGGTGGGCCGAAGTCGGAGAATCCGTAGCGTGCCATGCAGGCACGCCACTGGTCCTGGACGGCGACCTTCCAGGCGTAACCGTCCACCGCGCTGGTGGCGTAGTCGTCCAGGGGCAAGGTGAGCCCCTTCGCCAATCCCTTGGTGGGAGCAGTCGGCAGCTCGTCCAGCGCCAGCCGCTCAACCTTCGGCGTTCCCCCGCTCCCGGCTCGGCTTTCGGACGCGTCGTCCGCCTGTTGTGTTCCGCACCCAACAAGTAGAGCCGCGAGTGCGGCAACACTCGCTATCCCTCTGATCGGTCTCAAAGCGAAAGGACCTTTCGTGTGATACCTCGGCTGTCGAACTGCAGCACGCCCCCCACGAGGGCAATCACCGAGAGTGCGTCGCGCATTGCGGACGGTTCCGGCGCGGCTGAGCATATGCATGCCAAAAGTAAATGTCTAGACCTTTATTCTGGTGTCCCGCCGGGGGTGGGGGAGGTCCTGCCTGCGAGGTGAGAATGCGTCAATGTCCGTCGCTTTCATGGTGATTGGCGGTGGCGCCGCGCGCCCGTGCCGCCGTGGCGACCTTGCGCCCCCGGCGCCCGCCGTGTCGGTGCCGCCGCCGCTGAAGCAAGCCCGCCGCGAACCTGATTTCCTCTCCCGTGGCGAAGTGCTCCCGAGTGCGCCCGCCGTCGGCGGTGGGGAGGGCGACGGCGTCAGGCGTCGCTTGATCCACTGTGACGTGGATCACAGGAACTGCTCGGCCTGGCCGGACAAGTCAGAAGGTGAACTACTCGATGCATGCGCGCATCCGCGCGGGGGACCCGGAGGCATTTCGGGAGCTGTTCCGCGACCATGCTCAGTTGATCTACCGGCACGCGGTGAGGTCCACCGGGGACTGGGCCGCAGCTGAGGACGTCGTCTCGCTCACCTTCCTGGAAGCCTGGCGGCTGCGCGAAAAACTGCGGGACGAGGGCGACAGCCCGCGGCCTTGGCTGATGGGGATCGCGGTCAACGTGCTGCGCAACACCGGCCGAGCGGCGCGACGGCACGAGAGAGCCCTCACCAGACTGCCGCTACGGGACGTGCTGCCCGATTTCGCCGACGAACTGGTCGGAAGGATCACCGACTCCGAAGAACTGGCCGCGGCGAAAACCGCGTTGGGGCAGTTGCGGCGGGGCGAGCGCGAGGTGTTCGCGCTGTGCGTGTGGTCCGGGCTCGGCTATGCGGAGGCCGCCGAGGCCCTCGGAGTGCCGGTCGGTACGGTCCGCTCCCGGTTGTCGCGGGCGAGAAGCCGGCTGCGCAAGCTGACGGACGGCGAACTGCGCCGTCGGCGAAGAAAGATGGAACGGGTCGGGGCGGGCGGACAAGTACTGAGTGACCGCATCGATGCGGTCCGGTCGAAAGAGGAGAGGCACCGATGAATCGCACCCCTTGGCGGCGGCGCCGAGAGCCGCTCGACCATGTGGAGCTGGCGGGGCTGCTGCCGGCGCCGGGCGATCCGGAGCTGCCCCACGGCCGCATGACCATGCTTGAGGAGCACCTGATGAACGAGATCCAGCAGGCGCAGGCCGCCCGGACGCCCGCAGAGTCGGAGACGCGGCCCGGGATGCAGTCGGGGCCGCAGCCGGTGGGTTGGGCTCCGTCCCCGCCTTCCGGGCGGTCGCCCCGGGGCGGACGGCGGCTCGTGCTGATCGGGGCGGCCGTCGCGGTGGCGGTGCTGGCCGGTGCCGCAGGGGCTGTCCAGCTCACCGGGCAGGACACGGTCGAGGTCGCCGGACCCCTGGAGGAATCCGGACCCGCGCCGGTCGTCCAGGCTCCGCGGGAGGCGACGCAGGCCCTGAGCAGGACGGTCGACCGGATTTCGGTGGCTGCTGCGCAGGAGAAGCTGCCCGAGCCGAAGCCCGGCCAGTTCATCTACATCAAGAGCCAGGTCTCCTGGCTGACGGTGTCGGAGGACGCTTCGGGGAAGGACGTGGCCGAGGTGCAGAAGCCGCACCCGCGTCAGGTGTGGAATTCGCCGGACGGAAGCAAGGGCTGGCTCATCGAGCCGGGCAATGGCACGACGTCCCGCGAGGGCCTGACCCTGGACAGTGACGCAGAGGCACTGGCCGCCGGACCGACGCTCGGCGCTCCCAGTTACGACTACCTCAAGACGCTCACCACCGACCCCGACGAGCTGCTGAGCAAGATCTACGAGGAGACGAAGGGCCAGGGCAACGGGCCGGACCAGCAGGCGTTCACCACCATCGGTGACCTGGTGCGGGAGCAGGTGATGCCGGCGGAACTGACGTCCGCACTGTTCCACGCGGCGGCGAAGATCCCCGGCGTGGTCGTGGTGGAGAAGACGACGGACGCGGTGGGGCGCCACGGGATCGCCATAGCCCGGACCGACGAGAGCTCGGGCGACCGTACCGAGTGGATCTTCGATGGGAAGACCTTCGGCTACCTGGGCGAGCGCACGGTGCAGATGCGTGACAGGGACGGCATCAAGGCCGGCACGGTGACGGCGAACACCGCGATCACCGAGCGGGCGGTCGTCGACGGGATGAAGGAGCTGCCGGGGACCAGGAACAAGATCTGACAGGCGGATCGGCCGCTTCCGGAGCGGTCGTTTCCCGAGCGGCCGTTTCCGGAGCGGCCGGGGTACGAGGCCCCGGCCGCCACTCGGTAGGGAGTGCTTAGACCAGCGGATCGATCCAGATATTGCGGTAGCGGACCTTGCTTCCGTGGTCCTGGAGCCGGATGGCTCCGGCCGTCGGGCCCTCCGGGGCTCCGGCGCCCGTCGGACCGTCGACGGCCACGTTGTCGTGGACGGTCTTGCCGTTCCACACCACCGTCACGCGGGCGTCGGCGGTCTTCTTGCCG
The Streptomyces sp. NBC_00234 DNA segment above includes these coding regions:
- a CDS encoding sugar O-acetyltransferase; the protein is MTTDYFADDPRTNLERMLAGDHYIADDPEIARRQRRAMQLAARYQVAYVEGAEGAGELLAELLGAVGEGVDVRPPLNVDYGSNIAIGARTFVNYNLTALDVAQITIGEDCQIGPNVQLLTPTHPVEPEPRRDKLEAALPITIGDNVWLGGGVIVCPGVTIGDNSVIGAGAVVTKDVPANVVAVGNPARPVRSI
- a CDS encoding CU044_5270 family protein, with translation MNRTPWRRRREPLDHVELAGLLPAPGDPELPHGRMTMLEEHLMNEIQQAQAARTPAESETRPGMQSGPQPVGWAPSPPSGRSPRGGRRLVLIGAAVAVAVLAGAAGAVQLTGQDTVEVAGPLEESGPAPVVQAPREATQALSRTVDRISVAAAQEKLPEPKPGQFIYIKSQVSWLTVSEDASGKDVAEVQKPHPRQVWNSPDGSKGWLIEPGNGTTSREGLTLDSDAEALAAGPTLGAPSYDYLKTLTTDPDELLSKIYEETKGQGNGPDQQAFTTIGDLVREQVMPAELTSALFHAAAKIPGVVVVEKTTDAVGRHGIAIARTDESSGDRTEWIFDGKTFGYLGERTVQMRDRDGIKAGTVTANTAITERAVVDGMKELPGTRNKI
- a CDS encoding RNA polymerase sigma factor, which produces MHARIRAGDPEAFRELFRDHAQLIYRHAVRSTGDWAAAEDVVSLTFLEAWRLREKLRDEGDSPRPWLMGIAVNVLRNTGRAARRHERALTRLPLRDVLPDFADELVGRITDSEELAAAKTALGQLRRGEREVFALCVWSGLGYAEAAEALGVPVGTVRSRLSRARSRLRKLTDGELRRRRRKMERVGAGGQVLSDRIDAVRSKEERHR
- a CDS encoding TetR/AcrR family transcriptional regulator, giving the protein MATGQTDPQRRERILAAALDLIADDGVAGVSHRKIATRAEVPLGSMTYHFSGIDELLREAFTGFARHIEDVFALHLSRADTVEQAREAVTDLIHTLSEGPRRDLVLAQELYTLAARHPEYRELTQEWMRRSRHLLEQHFDPDTARQVDALIEGMTLHRALDGAPHDRELTRLAVARLTAAA